In Humulus lupulus chromosome 6, drHumLupu1.1, whole genome shotgun sequence, a single genomic region encodes these proteins:
- the LOC133782890 gene encoding UPF0481 protein At3g47200-like gives MDGHQDVIISIGQQAELRMSGDDGDNELIGFIEKYVESEGKINKTNKSDDGSHIKIQKVPKLMLRKNNWKEFYKPKEIAIGPLHAFTKSLKNIDDLKHRLTARFIKESGRDGRTLLEEINKNITQLKECFDLKVLPSSFNEDDKKLARLLFLDGCFVLQFIDSYVKGDIKEFEISSGQAVEIQHDLFLLENQIPFRVLIILMRLSNEGVRLMTNIYHFIYLNSMVPDYFCTTKNIRHNNKNIIEDDELPAHLLDLLRSELLFEDEEPESDHASSTAQEGGSTTDDTLLHYKRSFRNVQDLKEVGIMLKPDYSCGLRSVSFSYPLFIFGQLTLPPLIVDDSTARKLLNLVAYEMCPDNNKKKYSVTSYLRLLDSLIDSEQDVKDLRSAHILRNNLSSDAEVAQLFNTIGSSLVPYDAYLTVKMEIQKHYERKIVAWKAQFYREHFRSPWTILALLAAAAALVLTGIQTYYSVNPKE, from the coding sequence ATGGATGGACATCAGGATGTGATAATTTCCATTGGTCAGCAAGCTGAGCTGAGGATGAGTGGTGATGATGGTGATAATGAGTTGATAGGTTTCATTGAAAAATATGttgaaagtgaaggaaaaataaataaaactaataaaagtGATGATGGATCGCATATCAAGATACAAAAAGTTCCAAAACTTATGCTGAGAAAAAATAACTGGAAAGAGTTTTACAAGCCAAAGGAGATTGCAATTGGCCCTCTTCATGCTTTCACCAAGAGCTTGAAAAACATTGATGATCTCAAGCATAGATTGACGGCAAGATTCATTAAAGAAAGCGGCCGAGATGGGAGAACTTTACTCGAAGAAATCAATAAAAATATCACTCAACTAAAGGAGTGCTTCGATTTAAAGGTATTACCCTCATCCTTCAATGAAGATGATAAGAAACTGGCCAGGTTATTGTTTTTGGATGGGTGTTTTGTACTACAATTCATAGATAGTTATGTTAAGGGTGACATAAAAGAATTTGAGATTAGCAGTGGCCAAGCTGTTGAGATTCAACATGATTTGTTTTTGCTGGAAAACCAAATTCCCTTTCGAGTACTCATAATATTGATGAGGTTGAGTAACGAAGGGGTTCGGTTGATGACAAACATCtatcattttatttatttgaacaGTATGGTACCGGATTACTTCTGTACTACTAAAAATATTCGACATAATAACAAGAACATCATTGAAGATGATGAATTGCCCGCTCATCTTCTTGACCTTCTCAGATCAGAGCTCTTATTTGAGGATGAAGAGCCTGAATCCGATCACGCTAGCAGCACAGCACAAGAGGGTGGAAGCACTACAGATGATACTCTTTTGCATTACAAACGCTCTTTTCGCAACGTTCAAGATCTTAAAGAAGTTGGCATAATGTTAAAGCCTGACTATTCCTGTGGCCTGAGATCTGTATCTTTCTCTTATCCATTGTTTATTTTTGGTCAACTTACACTTCCTCCGTTGATTGTGGATGACTCGACAGCACGCAAGTTGTTGAACTTGGTTGCTTATGAAATGTGCCCTGATAACAATAAGAAAAAATACTCTGTGACTTCTTATTTGAGGTTATTAGATTCACTCATTGACAGTGAACAAGATGTTAAAGATCTAAGATCAGCGCATATACTTCGAAATAATCTTAGCAGCGACGCAGAAGTAGCTCAATTGTTCAACACCATAGGCAGCAGCTTGGTGCCCTATGACGCATATTTGACTGTGAAAATGGAAATACAAAAGCACTACGAAAGAAAGATCGTTGCTTGGAAAGCTCAGTTCTATAGAGAACATTTTAGAAGTCCTTGGACTATCTTGGCTCTTCTTGCTGCAGCAGCGGCACTTGTATTAACAGGAATTCAGACTTATTACTCTGTCAATCCTAAGGAATGA